One stretch of Roseimicrobium sp. ORNL1 DNA includes these proteins:
- a CDS encoding PQQ-binding-like beta-propeller repeat protein: MLRSFLLQLSLLALVLLAPSLQAQHPFLCCDYNGGKVCIVSKDGQIEWQYDCKNPQDCWKLPNGNILFCFVSGALELTPEKKVVWEYKAPAKVEVHGCQPLPDGNVMIVECGSSRIIEVDHAGKIAKEIALVTKPEVKLHNQFRGTRKLANGHYIVCFKGEGKIVELDGDGKVLRSIAVPGDPHGAYALPDGHLLVTCGDAHKVIELDASDKVVWELNENDVPGNTLRLMAGCQRLPNGNTIFCNYLGHGHIGEQPVFFEITKDKKLVWEFRDDAKFKTVNQIMALDVPGDVTKGEVVR, from the coding sequence ATGCTCCGCTCCTTCCTTCTCCAACTGTCTCTTCTCGCCCTGGTGCTCCTGGCGCCGTCATTGCAGGCCCAGCATCCCTTCCTTTGCTGCGACTACAACGGAGGCAAGGTTTGCATTGTCTCCAAAGACGGTCAGATCGAATGGCAGTATGACTGCAAGAATCCGCAGGACTGCTGGAAGCTGCCGAATGGGAACATCCTCTTCTGCTTCGTGAGCGGCGCGCTGGAACTCACCCCGGAGAAGAAAGTGGTGTGGGAGTACAAGGCACCCGCCAAGGTGGAGGTGCATGGCTGCCAGCCGCTGCCGGATGGAAATGTGATGATCGTGGAATGTGGCTCCAGCCGCATCATCGAAGTGGATCACGCGGGAAAGATTGCCAAGGAGATCGCCCTGGTGACGAAGCCGGAGGTGAAGTTGCACAACCAGTTCCGCGGCACCCGCAAGCTGGCGAACGGCCACTACATCGTGTGCTTCAAGGGCGAAGGAAAGATCGTGGAACTGGATGGCGATGGCAAAGTGCTGCGCAGCATCGCCGTCCCCGGAGACCCGCATGGCGCCTATGCACTTCCGGATGGCCACCTTCTTGTGACCTGTGGCGATGCGCATAAGGTCATTGAGCTCGATGCCTCAGACAAAGTCGTGTGGGAACTCAATGAGAATGACGTCCCCGGGAACACCCTGCGCCTCATGGCTGGCTGCCAGCGCCTACCAAATGGCAACACCATCTTCTGCAACTACCTCGGGCACGGACACATTGGTGAGCAGCCTGTGTTCTTCGAGATCACGAAGGACAAGAAGCTCGTGTGGGAGTTCCGCGACGACGCGAAGTTCAAGACGGTGAATCAGATCATGGCGCTGGATGTGCCGGGAGATGTGACGAAGGGCGAGGTGGTGCGGTGA